Proteins from a genomic interval of Amycolatopsis sp. cg13:
- the mihF gene encoding integration host factor, actinobacterial type yields the protein MALPTLTPEQRAEALAKAAEARKARSELLASIKSGKESIESVLKRAKENKTVGKTKVTQLLKAVPGLGAVKVAALLEQAGIDPDRRAAGLGERQREALIDALK from the coding sequence TTGGCTCTGCCCACGTTGACTCCGGAGCAGCGCGCCGAGGCCCTCGCCAAGGCGGCAGAGGCTCGTAAGGCGCGTTCGGAGCTGCTCGCTTCGATCAAGTCCGGCAAGGAGAGCATCGAGTCGGTGCTCAAGCGGGCCAAGGAGAACAAGACCGTCGGCAAGACGAAGGTCACGCAGCTTCTCAAGGCGGTGCCCGGCCTGGGCGCGGTCAAGGTCGCCGCGCTGCTCGAGCAGGCGGGGATCGACCCCGACCGCCGGGCCGCTGGCCTGGGCGAACGGCAGCGCGAAGCGCTGATCGACGCGCTCAAGTAA
- a CDS encoding isochorismate synthase MenF, with protein sequence MTTSTAPATPAQTTVRYQRGDFLFATARRALLARGALGTVTDADPRRLARSAAAELERSGVPLAVGVLPFDTGPGASSPGHLVLPRTVHRAQSEAETPAAPPAADLPAPAATRRLPSADGHRENVRAAVAALHDRDLRKAVLARALELEFDAPIPVEGIVRNLARGNPRHFTYAAELPGGRTLVGATPELLLSRAGDSVFTTPHAGSMPRSADPETDRANGEALLASAKDREEHDLVIDYVVESLRPFCRKLDVPAGPELVSTPAIWHLRTSITGELADRSVTALDLAAAMHPTPAVCGTPTVAARDLVQELEPFDRGYYAGAVGWVDAAGDGEWAVAIRCAEVAETSMRLYAGGGIVPASDPDTEYRETIAKFRTLLGAMGLDDSAS encoded by the coding sequence GTGACGACCAGTACCGCGCCGGCGACCCCGGCGCAGACCACCGTCCGCTACCAGCGTGGCGACTTCTTGTTCGCGACCGCCCGGCGAGCCCTGCTCGCCCGCGGTGCGCTCGGCACCGTCACCGACGCCGACCCACGCCGCCTCGCCCGCTCGGCAGCCGCTGAGCTGGAGCGATCCGGCGTGCCGCTCGCCGTCGGAGTGCTGCCGTTCGACACCGGACCCGGCGCTTCGTCGCCGGGGCACCTCGTGCTGCCCCGGACGGTGCACCGCGCCCAGTCCGAGGCCGAGACCCCGGCCGCTCCGCCCGCCGCCGACCTGCCCGCTCCCGCGGCCACCCGGCGGCTTCCGTCCGCGGACGGCCACCGCGAGAACGTGCGGGCAGCCGTCGCCGCCCTGCACGACCGTGACCTGCGCAAAGCCGTGCTCGCCCGTGCGCTCGAGCTGGAATTCGACGCCCCGATCCCGGTCGAGGGGATCGTGCGCAACCTCGCGCGCGGCAACCCGCGCCACTTCACTTACGCCGCCGAACTGCCTGGCGGCCGCACCCTCGTCGGGGCCACGCCTGAGCTGCTGCTTTCCCGGGCGGGCGACTCCGTGTTCACGACCCCGCACGCCGGGTCGATGCCGCGTTCGGCCGACCCGGAGACCGACCGGGCCAACGGCGAAGCCCTCCTCGCGTCCGCGAAGGACCGGGAAGAGCACGACCTGGTGATCGACTACGTCGTCGAGTCGCTGCGGCCGTTCTGCCGGAAGCTCGACGTCCCCGCCGGTCCTGAGCTGGTCTCCACGCCCGCGATCTGGCACCTGCGGACGTCCATCACCGGCGAGCTGGCGGACCGCTCGGTGACCGCGCTCGACCTCGCCGCCGCGATGCACCCGACGCCTGCCGTCTGCGGCACCCCGACCGTCGCCGCGCGCGACCTGGTGCAGGAGCTGGAGCCGTTCGACCGCGGGTACTACGCGGGCGCGGTCGGCTGGGTCGACGCGGCGGGCGACGGCGAGTGGGCCGTCGCGATCCGGTGCGCCGAGGTGGCCGAGACGTCGATGCGGCTCTACGCGGGCGGCGGCATCGTGCCCGCGTCGGATCCGGACACCGAGTACCGGGAGACGATCGCGAAGTTCCGCACGCTGCTCGGCGCGATGGGGCTGGACGACAGCGCCTCGTGA
- a CDS encoding 4'-phosphopantetheinyl transferase superfamily protein, with the protein MTEIVVRWSEPLPAEDRYLKLLDELERGRYDAYRLEIDQRRFLTGRVLAKTLVAERLGGAAGSVRFDATCDDCGKPHGRPRVPGSDLVLSISHSGNLIGLAVTDGVPVGLDVETASRKADASLVEYALSPAEREAVAGLSDEERSAAFFIYWTRKEAVMKATGKGLKIPLQSITFSRYDAPAELVASGDDALDPARTRLADLKAADGHRAAVAALTADSLSVTEEHWLP; encoded by the coding sequence GTGACCGAAATCGTGGTGCGCTGGTCCGAACCGCTGCCCGCGGAGGACCGCTACCTGAAGCTGCTGGACGAACTGGAGCGCGGCCGCTACGACGCGTACCGGCTCGAAATCGACCAGCGCCGCTTCCTGACCGGCCGGGTGCTCGCGAAGACGCTCGTCGCGGAACGCCTCGGCGGCGCGGCGGGGTCCGTGCGCTTCGACGCGACCTGCGACGACTGCGGCAAACCGCACGGCCGTCCGCGTGTGCCGGGTTCGGATCTCGTGCTGTCGATCTCGCATTCGGGCAACCTGATCGGCCTCGCGGTCACTGACGGGGTGCCAGTCGGCCTCGACGTCGAAACCGCCAGCCGCAAGGCGGACGCCTCGCTCGTGGAGTACGCGCTGAGCCCGGCCGAGCGGGAAGCCGTCGCGGGCCTGTCGGACGAGGAGCGTTCGGCGGCGTTCTTCATCTACTGGACGCGCAAGGAAGCGGTGATGAAGGCCACCGGCAAGGGGCTGAAGATCCCGCTGCAGAGCATCACGTTCTCCCGCTACGACGCGCCCGCCGAGCTGGTGGCCTCCGGCGACGACGCGCTCGACCCGGCGCGGACCCGGCTCGCCGACCTCAAGGCGGCCGACGGGCATCGGGCCGCGGTGGCGGCGTTGACCGCGGACAGCCTGAGCGTCACCGAGGAGCACTGGCTGCCGTAA
- a CDS encoding TetR/AcrR family transcriptional regulator — protein sequence MSSAERVRAAAVKLFATKGFHGTGIRDLAQEAELSSATLYHYMGTKEDLLVEIMTTSLRRLIDAVAKATAGSDDPVVRMRTLVALHVLAHAAQPGETRVVDNEVDALSAPARARVVALRDEYEQYWANAIEDGTAANVFHTAQPAVTRLALLEMCSGVARWYSPKGPLKLEDLATHYAELALRVLGHPVAVRARDLRQCLEVVAQVWDLPVQEGF from the coding sequence GTGAGCAGCGCCGAGCGAGTGCGGGCGGCGGCCGTGAAACTGTTCGCCACCAAGGGTTTCCACGGCACAGGCATTCGGGATCTGGCCCAGGAAGCCGAACTTTCTTCGGCGACGCTCTATCACTACATGGGCACCAAGGAAGATCTTCTTGTCGAGATCATGACGACCTCGCTGCGCCGCCTGATCGACGCGGTCGCGAAGGCCACCGCGGGCAGTGACGATCCGGTGGTCCGGATGCGCACGCTGGTCGCACTGCACGTCCTCGCGCACGCCGCCCAGCCCGGCGAAACCCGGGTGGTGGACAACGAAGTCGACGCGCTTTCGGCTCCGGCGCGTGCCCGAGTCGTCGCGCTGCGGGACGAATACGAGCAGTACTGGGCGAACGCGATCGAAGACGGCACCGCGGCAAACGTGTTCCACACCGCACAACCGGCCGTGACCCGGCTCGCATTGCTGGAAATGTGCAGCGGAGTGGCCCGGTGGTATTCGCCGAAAGGCCCGCTGAAGCTCGAAGACCTGGCCACGCACTACGCGGAACTGGCATTGCGGGTGCTCGGGCACCCGGTCGCGGTGCGTGCCCGCGACCTCCGGCAATGCCTCGAAGTGGTCGCCCAGGTGTGGGACTTGCCTGTCCAAGAGGGCTTTTAG
- a CDS encoding ATP-dependent acyl-CoA ligase: MTPLQHVDTLVALVTRAAQLWPERTAWIFDSTDTRFTFAEVDDRSGRLAKALQDQGIKAGDRVAVMLRNEPEFPLMWLALAKLGAVLVPVNINYREFDGAHVLRHSGARLAVAAEEFVELLEKIAPETAVERVLTPDALQSETRYEPESVVAEQPVNIQYTSGTTGAPKGCVLPHRYWTTLAIGLATGFPTVSEDDVLLTAQPFHYIDPQWNVALALAAGATLVVLDRFHPSTFWAKVREHEVTWFYCLGLMPTLLLRQPPHPDDRNHRVRAISASAIPPDLHAQLEQRWGVPWYEAFGMTETGGDIRVSEADHDAAVGTGCIGRPTRDREAMIADENGKPLPRGETGELLIRGIGLMHGYHEDPEATARAFAGGWFHTGDLARMDAEGRVYYLGRTKDMIRRSGENISADEVERALLQHPKVQLAAVLAVPDELRGEEVKAYVVCGEDRPSPEELSKFCARQLAYFKVPRFWTFADDLPRTPSERVAKGELRKVADLRAGSWDRSTGEWQ; this comes from the coding sequence GTGACGCCGCTGCAGCACGTCGACACCCTGGTCGCGCTGGTCACGCGCGCCGCGCAGCTCTGGCCGGAGCGCACCGCGTGGATCTTCGACAGCACCGACACCCGGTTCACCTTCGCCGAGGTCGACGACCGCAGCGGACGCCTCGCGAAAGCACTCCAAGACCAAGGCATCAAGGCAGGCGATCGCGTCGCGGTGATGCTCCGCAATGAGCCGGAATTCCCGCTCATGTGGCTCGCGCTCGCCAAACTCGGCGCCGTTCTGGTCCCGGTGAACATCAACTACCGCGAATTCGACGGCGCGCACGTCCTGCGCCACTCCGGCGCACGGCTCGCGGTGGCCGCTGAAGAGTTCGTGGAACTGCTGGAGAAAATCGCGCCGGAAACGGCCGTGGAACGCGTCCTCACCCCGGACGCGCTCCAGTCGGAAACGCGTTATGAACCCGAATCGGTGGTCGCCGAACAGCCGGTGAACATCCAGTACACGTCCGGCACCACCGGCGCGCCGAAGGGCTGCGTGCTGCCGCACCGGTACTGGACCACACTCGCGATCGGCCTCGCCACCGGCTTCCCCACCGTCAGCGAAGACGACGTTCTGCTTACCGCGCAACCATTCCACTACATTGATCCACAGTGGAACGTCGCACTCGCGCTGGCCGCCGGAGCGACGCTCGTCGTGCTGGACCGCTTCCATCCCTCCACGTTCTGGGCGAAGGTCCGCGAGCACGAGGTCACCTGGTTCTACTGCCTCGGCCTGATGCCGACGCTCCTGCTGCGCCAGCCGCCGCACCCGGACGACCGGAACCACCGCGTCCGCGCGATCAGCGCGTCGGCGATCCCGCCCGACCTGCACGCCCAGCTGGAGCAGCGCTGGGGCGTGCCGTGGTACGAGGCCTTCGGGATGACCGAGACCGGCGGCGACATCCGCGTGTCCGAGGCCGATCACGACGCCGCGGTCGGCACCGGCTGCATCGGGCGGCCGACCCGCGACCGCGAGGCGATGATCGCCGACGAGAATGGGAAACCGTTGCCGCGCGGGGAAACCGGCGAGCTGCTGATCCGCGGCATCGGGCTGATGCACGGCTACCACGAGGATCCTGAAGCGACCGCGCGCGCCTTCGCCGGCGGCTGGTTCCACACCGGCGACCTCGCACGGATGGACGCCGAGGGCCGCGTCTACTACCTCGGCCGCACCAAGGACATGATCCGCCGCAGCGGCGAGAACATCTCCGCCGACGAGGTCGAGCGCGCGCTGCTGCAACATCCGAAAGTGCAGCTCGCGGCCGTGCTCGCGGTGCCGGACGAGCTGCGCGGCGAGGAAGTGAAGGCGTACGTCGTGTGCGGCGAGGACCGTCCGTCGCCTGAGGAGCTGTCGAAGTTCTGCGCGCGGCAACTGGCGTACTTCAAGGTGCCGAGGTTCTGGACGTTCGCGGACGACCTGCCGCGCACGCCGTCGGAACGGGTCGCGAAGGGAGAGCTGCGCAAGGTCGCCGACCTCCGCGCCGGATCCTGGGACCGCAGCACCGGGGAGTGGCAGTGA
- a CDS encoding enoyl-CoA hydratase/isomerase family protein has translation MSTVDLAVEGGIAQIRLNRPERLNAVAPVLVDDFLTALEEVAHSDARVVLLSGNGRAFCAGHDLKEPTPEGDSRARLERLQDVTRRLRALRQPVIAAVHGYAIGAGAEFALGCDLILAAEDAVFAFPEVSLGLSVTGAASKLLPLLVGPIKAKELLLLGDRFDGRRAHDLGLVNAAVPADELMPLALGWAEKIAHHPPEAATMAKRALDAGIDHAFDSALELEVTHALITEHSAAVRESTEAFRSRA, from the coding sequence ATGAGCACCGTTGACCTGGCCGTCGAGGGCGGCATCGCGCAGATCCGGCTGAACCGGCCCGAGCGGCTCAACGCCGTCGCGCCCGTGCTGGTGGACGACTTCCTGACCGCGCTGGAGGAAGTCGCGCACAGTGACGCCCGCGTCGTCCTGCTCTCCGGCAACGGCCGCGCCTTCTGCGCCGGGCACGACCTGAAGGAACCCACCCCCGAGGGTGATTCCCGGGCGCGGCTGGAGCGGCTCCAGGACGTCACGCGGCGGCTGCGCGCGCTGCGTCAGCCGGTGATCGCCGCCGTGCACGGGTACGCGATCGGCGCGGGAGCGGAGTTCGCACTGGGCTGCGACCTGATCCTGGCCGCCGAGGATGCCGTGTTCGCGTTCCCCGAGGTGTCGCTGGGCCTGAGCGTCACCGGTGCCGCGTCGAAGCTGCTCCCGCTGCTGGTCGGGCCGATCAAGGCCAAGGAACTGCTGCTGCTCGGCGACCGGTTCGACGGCCGTCGCGCGCACGACCTCGGCCTCGTCAACGCCGCCGTACCGGCGGACGAGCTGATGCCGCTGGCGCTCGGCTGGGCAGAGAAGATCGCGCATCACCCGCCGGAGGCCGCCACGATGGCGAAGCGGGCGCTGGACGCCGGGATCGACCACGCCTTCGACTCCGCGCTGGAACTCGAGGTCACCCACGCCCTGATCACCGAGCACTCGGCCGCCGTCCGCGAGTCGACCGAAGCGTTCCGGAGCCGGGCGTGA